Proteins co-encoded in one Octopus sinensis linkage group LG6, ASM634580v1, whole genome shotgun sequence genomic window:
- the LOC115213438 gene encoding pecanex-like protein 4 yields the protein MGSGIPLLNEYKQDFFLKRLPQTILGGPKLRLGYDAPTYVYLSQICFFICPCILAAMFTTLVELYLLQSEVAAYIFGAIMSIFVISVQVLSTLCQQSQKSSEAVVTKKHCAFSEDDEVEFTACCAPETLEFIVPVKKYRVNILIHSVISGVMCGLALLALLPVSNIKPLYNSDVAAVLLFLFGWLSVCIAQYSLTVGAPPEPATFRTMDTYEISHLMRPTYVFICVIVDAIQRQYPSSYDLLIANQVLHIFMACLPICWTFGMLPPIDAGLLWLVEQSHIFLLGGSPMASNLRSCLMLALSVCIYLVVLYMPVMLGSNNNIHNNNKATLMKDKVTLVASNGAQGGGGCGFGGGSGGSIGSCGGGSGGSSNGSMVSCGSRGSGNDSWINGYSKGFMWSWGYREVLYHTLMTLCVSLESGVLYFFDYALSTELAWYSLGYITVGFCIVEKVLQDIQRVYIVFGLWRNPLYPHTVHRVSVYQRRKNILKVFGFLRKCIIKWAGPMVMIAYLIVCLKPVQSSIPLIDQMNNTRLIWWSLGIMRSFRWVWQSTVHSLFEVSLCHFFILMKPVDIWLLKRQFAPLLLLGLSLVRDRFIQFINKVFFFLTILITSLTDRKLRRQGTGTIFCLSILFLPVVLLLIAVTTVISAPLLPLFTLPLLFIGFPRPIKFWPASVGSSANICPDSIYYRQFAMALVRSLHSAFTSGSLGDPNPGNFYLVRFQDRLAWISVLEQGSSHVSISVKGLELQETTCHTVEATHIDTHFESTFEPHLHGSTVSSAFSWNSFNKYPFHTLTPYDAFPVQTYSDARSVLIGVIDSPNSLLIAKSYFLKSFVWLLLHHVFKVKEKKEEGQMPFMEKMPQIIDIPGEKSEKISMADHDLFAVGNSFRIDASQASSRPSTADSSIAANAAAAQRRKLSWASSVASFTDSVWSEDRDTLDNRKKAPMTVLKKDQISPITIIVQPRAKPEITEESEDDDLFVEPSVFGLPVTDINSISPQPCYSKNQQKKLHSNGSSSIYRPLTSLAGSPDFKCIYSSQLSLPVKWRELPIEPTWLLKLQDSFPRDWYTYVLGQLAWSATDQMPVEHVISEVAADTLLMNSYSQLTMACSSVFESQDVHSPASYLYKYYIGNIPWNAMWDWLAENKDLQTIVLKAFRYGFKLMMDEVLMNPITSHEELKEFLEDYDQNWFIGLESDPDWSRAILAGKPHLFSLGHNTSQATYTSRVLTLQDVMIQVGHLNPEVVRGQWANLSLELLYFTNDDEERYSIQAHPTILRNLTVQAADPPLGYPIFASDPISIPIL from the exons ATGGGATCTGGCATTCCTTTATTGAATGAGTATAAGCAGGACTTTTTTTTGAAGAGGTTGCCCCAAACAATATTGGGCGGCCCTAAGCTGCGacttggctatgatgctccgacatatgtgtatctgtcacagatatgtttctttatctgCCCATGCATCCTTGCTGCGATGTTCACAACACTTGTCGAGCTCTACCTCCTTCAATCGGAAGTGGCAGCCTACATCTTTGGTGCTATCATGTCCATCTTTGTCATCTCTGTGCAAGTTCTGTCTACATTGTGCCAGCAGTCACAGAAGTCAAGTGAGGCTGTTGTCACCAAGAAGCACTGTGCGTTTTCTGAGGACGATGAGGTGGAATTTACAGCCTGCTGTGCCCCTGAGACACTGGAGTTTATTGTGCCAGTGAAGAAGTATAGAGTCAACATCCTGATCCATTCTGTGATATCAGGCGTGATGTGTGGCTTGGCACTACTTGCCTTGCTGCCTGTGTCAAACATCAAGCCCCTCTACAACAGTGATGTTGCTGCAGTTCTGCTCTTCTTGTTTGGCTGGTTATCTGTGTGTATTGCACAGTATTCACTGACTGTTGGTGCACCACCAGAGCCAGCAACATTCCGGACAATGGACACCTATGAAATATCTCATCTGATGCGGCCGACCTATGTCTTCATATGTGTCATTGTGGATGCTATTCAAAG ACAATATCCCTCATCTTATGACCTCCTGATTGCTAATCAGGTACTTCACATTTTCATGGCTTGCTTACCAATATGTTGGACATTTGGCATGTTACCACCGATAGATGCTGGCCTCCTATGGCTAGTAGAACAAAGCCATATATTCCTCTTAGGTGGATCTCCAATGGCTTCAAATCTCAG GTCATGTTTGATGctagctctgtctgtctgtatctatctggTAGTACTCTATATGCCCGTCATGCTGGGTTCTAACAACAatatccacaacaacaacaaagcgaccctcatgaaagacaaagtcacacTTGTTGCATCAAATGGAGctcaaggtggtggtggttgtggttttggtggcggtagtggtggcagcattggtagttgtggtggaggtagtggtggtagtagtaatggtagcatGGTCAGCTGTGGCAGTAGAGGTAGTGGAAATGATAGCTGGATCAACGGTTACAGTAAGGGTTTCATGTGGAGCTGGGGTTATCGAGAGGTGCTGTACCACACATTAATGACCTTATGTGTCAGCCTCGAGTCTGGAGTACTCTATTTCTTTGACTATGCACTAAGTACCGAGCTAGCCTGGTACTCACTTGGCTACATCACTGTTGGCTTTTGCATTGTAGAAAAGGTACTGCAGGACATCCAGAGAGTGTACATTGTGTTTGGGCTGTGGCGTAACCCTCTCTATCCACATACTGTACACCGTGTCAGTGTTTACCAACGACGTAAAAACATCCTCAAAGTTTTTGGTTTCCTGAGGAAGTGCATCATAAAATGGG CTGGACCCATGGTTATGATTGCATATTTGATAGTATGTTTGAAACCTGTACAGTCCTCTATACCTCTTATAGACCAGATGAACAATACACGGCTTATATGGTGGTCTCTAGGCATCATGCGCAGCTTCAGATGG gTGTGGCAGAGCACAGTGCATTCTCTATTTGAAGTTTCTCTCTGCCATTTTTTTATCCTCATGAAACCAGTTGATATCTGGCTGTTAAAGAGGCAGTTTGCACCTCTGCTGCTCCTTGGCCTCAGCCTTGTACGAGATCGATTCATTCAGTTCATCAACAAGGTCTTCTTCTTtctcaccatcctcatcacttCACTGACTGACCGAAAACTGAGACGACAAGGAACGGGCACCATATTCTGCCTCTCCATCCTCTTCCTGCCGGTCGTATTGCTACTGATAGCTGTTACCACGGTGATAAGTGCACCACTGCTGCCACTCTTCACTCTGCCGCTTCTCTTCATTGGTTTCCCGAGACCAATCAAGTTTTGGCCAGCTTCAGTAGGCAGTTcagctaacatctgtcctgactcTATCTACTACCGCCAGTTTGCAATGGCCCTTGTTCGCAGCCTGCACAGTGCCTTCACATCAGGATCCTTAG gtgATCCAAACCCAGGGAATTTTTATTTGGTACGTTTCCAAGACCGTCTTGCCTGGATCAGTGTGTTGGAACAAGGCAGTAGCCACGTGTCAATCAGTGTGAAGGGACTTGAACTTCAGGAGACTACGTGCCACACAGTTGAGGCGACACACATCGACACACACTTTGAGAGTACGTTTGAACCCCACCTGCACGGCAGCACAGTATCATCAGCATTCAGTTGGAATTCCTTCAACAAGTACCCATTCCACACGCTTACACCTTATGATGCGTTCCCGGTACAGACCTACTCTGATGCACGCAGTGTTCTCATTGGGGTGATTGACTCACCCAACAGCCTGTTGATTGCAAAATCCTACTTTCTTAAGAGTTTTGTTTGGTTACTGCTTCACCATgtgtttaaagtgaaagagaagaaggaggaaggacAGATGCCCTTTATGGAAAAAATGCCCCAAATTATTGACATTCCTGGGGAGAAGTCTGAGAAAATATCCATGGCTGATCACGACCTTTTTGCTGTGGGTAACAGTTTCCGAATAGATGCCAGCCAGGCTTCATCACGTCCCTCTACAGCTGACTCCTCCATTGCAGCCAATGCAGCTGCTGCACAACGGCGCAAGTTATCGTGGGCGTCGTCTGTTGCCAGCTTCACGGACAGCGTCTGGTCTGAGGACCGGGACACCCTGGACAACCGAAAGAAAGCCCCGATGACTGTGCTGAAGAAGGACCAGATCTCACCCATCACCATAATTGTCCAACCTCGGGCCAAACCAGAGATCACTGAGGAGTCGGAAGATGATGATCTGTTTGTTGAACCGTCTGTGTTTGGTTTACCAGTTACTGATATCAACAG tATTTCACCACAGCCATGTTACTCCAAGAACCAACAGAAGAAGCTACACtccaacggcagcagcagcatctaCCGTCCCCTGACCAGCCTTGCTGGCTCCCCAGACTTCAAATGCATCTACTCGTCACAGTTGAGCCTCCCAGTTAAATGGCGTGAGTTACCAATTGAGCCAACCTGGCTCCTTAAACTCCAGGATAGCTTCCCACGTGACTGGTACACCTATGTGCTGGGGCAGCTTGCCTGGAGCGCAACTGACCAAATGCCCGTTGAACATGTGATCTCTGAAGTGGCAGCCGACACTTTGTTAATGAATAGTTATTCTCAGCTTACCATGGCCTGTTCATCAGTATTTGAGTCACAAG ATGTCCACTCACCTGCCAGCTACctttataaatattacattgGTAATATACCCTGGAATGCTATGTGGGACTGGTTAGCTGAAAACAAAGACTTACAGACGATCGTATTGAAAGCTTTTag ATATGGTTTTAAATTAATGATGGACGAGGTACTGATGAACCCAATCACCAGCCATGAAGAACTGAAAGAATTCCTTGAGGACTATGACCAAAATTGGTTTATTGGCTTGGAGTCAGATCCTGACTGGAGCCGAGCTATTTTGGCAGGAAAACCACATCTGTTTTCCCTAGGGCACAACACCTCACAG gCAACATACACCAGCCGAGTGTTGACCTTACAGGATGTCATGATACAGGTGGGTCACCTGAACCCAGAAGTCGTACGTGGTCAATGGGCCAATCTCAGCCTTGAACTCCTCTATTTcaccaatgatgatgaggagcGTTACAGCATCCAAGCCCATCCGACCATTCTTCGCAATCTCACCGTCCAGGCCGCTGATCCACCTCTTGGCTACCCAATCTTTGCTTCAGATCCGATATCCATACCAATCCTTTGA